The Leptospiraceae bacterium DNA segment AATCAAAGAGGAGATAACATCATTATTCTTATACGAACCAATTGAAATAGGTTTTGGCGAATCTCTATTTTCATCATAAAAATTATATCCGGTAACACCTTCAACTGCTTCATCAATATTTGTCATATGACTGAGGTGTTCTTTGATTTTAGCGCGATCTTCTTTTAAATTTTCCTTACCACCTTTTATATCTGTTTTATGGATAACATCCATAAGTACTAGGATGGAATCATGAGCATAAGCCGCTCTCCAGTCTGGCTCCATTTTAAAAATAGATTTGTATTTATCCTTAAAATTTTGTGCTTTTTCATTTGCATTGTCAAAAATTAGGGGGCTAGTTACCATTAGCTCATTTGAATAATAACCGGGAGTTTGAATTTCCTTTTTGAGTTTGGAAAAAGATTCTTTAAAAATATTGGAAGCAAAAGAATCTGGAGCAAGAATTTGATTTGTAAGACCTGCATCTTTGAATTTTTCAATAAATCTCGCTCCGTCCTTTGGAGAAGTAGCTAGGAAGATTAATCCTTGGTAACCGTTTGACTTTAAATTTTCTACAACCGCAATAATTTCTTTTTCTGGATCCTCCCCGTTGTTAGTTTTAATTTTCCATTTGTATTTCGGAAAAGTATTTTGGGCAACTAAAGTTTCTTCAAATACCTTTGCTAAATTGGAACCATAGTCTTTATCATCATGCAAAATGGCGTATGTCGGCTCTTTTAAAACCTTTTTAGTGTAATTCGCTAAAAATCTACCTTGCGCATTGTCATTGAATATATTTCGAAAATACCATTCATTGTCTAAAGTAACTTTTGGATTGGTTGACGCGGGAGAAATGGCCGGAATTCCATTCTCTTTGTAAAGTGGTCCGGCGGCAATGGAACAAGAACTGCTATTGTGCCCAATGACTGCTATGGCTGTATTTTTTTTTACAATCTCTTCTGCCCTAAGCTTAGCTTTATCTTTATCGTTTTCATCATCGTAGACATCAATAATAACTTTCCTTCCGTCAACTCCCCCCTTTTCATTGATTGAATCTACATAAAGTTTAACGCCTTCCAAATAGGATTTTCCATTGGCAGAATCCTTACCTGACATAGGACCAACTAAAGCAATATGAATATCCGTATCCGGTTTCACGAGTAAATAAATCCCCCAAATAAGTGGGATCGCTATTAGTATGGAAATAATTTGTTTTCTAAATTTGTATAGCATAGGGTATAACCTTAACCATATCAAAAAATTTCCCTACTATAACAAGTGCAAAAAATTATTTTTCTTATGAAAGAAGTTGAATATATTTAACCCTTCCAATATAGTGCTATGGGATTAAATTCTACCCAATTAATCAATTTCTTACGAAGTATATAATAGTTTCCCCTAATCAGGAAGGAGTTTTATTTTTCATGACAGACAGTAGCGCAAATAAAAATACAGGTTTCCTTTCAAAGGCTATCAAAAAGTTTAACGAGTATAGTTTTGAAATTATATTCTTTAGCCTTACATTTCTAGTAATTTCAGTAATGGCAGTAACAGCCTTCACCTATTACAAAAATTCTCGAGCAATACTGTCATTGACAGAAGATTTAATTGATCAAATCAACAACCGTGTAATTCAGAAAACGACAAGTTATCTTTTCACCGCAGTCGATATGACAGAACTTTCGTCTAAAGTTGCTGGTGAAGGTGCAAAGTCTCTTTTAGAGAACCAAGGTCTAAATTCTCTTATGATCAATATTCTAATTCTGCATCCGCAGTTAACAATGTTTAACATTGGTAACGAACAAGGAGATTTCCTTCAGCAAAAGCGAATGAGTGATGGAACTATCGCTACGAAGACTATCAATCGTTCCCAAAAAGAACCAGTTGTAAAATGGAAATACCGAAATGACCTAGGACAAATTATTAAAGAAGAAACCGTCAAAGAAACTTACGATCCAAGAGAGAGACCTTGGTACAAGGGAGCAAAAGAAAAAAATAGCTTATTTTGGAGTGATGTATATATTTTTAGCACTGGGAAAATTCCTGGAATCACAGCCTCTGCACCTGTTCGTGGAAATAAAGGTGAGTTAATGGGGATTTTCGGTTTAGACATTCCATTAATCGAAATTTCTAACTTCTTAGAAGATTTACGAAAAGAAATCCAAGATAAAAAATTCGGAAAAACCGCCATTGCCTTTATTGTAAATTCCAAAGGTGATCTTGTGGCTTATCCCGATATTTCCCAACCGATGATAAAAGAAGGAGAAGATAAATTTCGATCTAGAAAAGTTTCGGAATTAGAAGAAAATCTGCCAATAGTAAAAGAATCTTATAAACATTTTTCTGAAACGAGAGAATCTAAATTTACTATTGAAGTAGAAAATAAAAGATATATCGCTTCCTACAAAAAATTTCCAAATACTTTTGAGAAAGATTGGACCATTGGCCTTGTTGTTCCAGAAGACGACTACATCGGTGCCATTAAAGAAACAAATAAACTTATGCTAACTATCTCCATTGTGATTTTAGGAATCGCAATGGGACTTGCTCTTATCCTCAATCGAATCAAAAAAGCATTAAATGCTAGAAATCAATTCATTAAAAATACATTCGGTCGGTATTTGTCAGATGACGTAGTAACAAGTATCTTAGAATCACCAAAAGGAACTTCTTTAGGTGGTGAAAAACGAGAGGTTACTATCATGATGACCGACTTACGCGGATTTACCTCTATTAGTGAAAGGCTTTCTGCTGAAAAATGCGTTAACATGATTAATAATTACCTAGACGTAATGACAGATGTAATTTTGAAACACCAAGGAACGATAGACGAATTCATAGGAGATGCAATCCTTGTTATCTTCGGAGCACCAATTCTAAGAGAAGACGATGCCGCTCGAGCCGTAGCTTGTGCGTTGGAAATGCAACTTGCGATGAAAACCGTAAACGAAAAAAACAGACAAGATGATCTCCCAGAAGTAGTTATGGGAATTGGTCTTAATACAGGAGAAATCGTAGTTGGAAATATTGGTTCTCACAAAAGAACAAAATACGGTGTTGTAGGAAGTAACGTAAATCTAACTTCCAGAATTGAATCCTACACTGTCGGGGGACAAACATTAGTATCCGCTCGAACTTTAGAAGCCTGCGGTGGAATCGTAAGAGTAGACGACCAATTTGAAGTAATGCCAAAAGGAGTTAAAAACCCAATTTCGATTTACGAAGTCGGCGGAATTGGTGGGGAATATAATATCTATTTACCTGAGAAAAAAGAAGTAATTCTCCACCCTATCAAAAAGAAAATTCAATTCCTATTCACCATCCTCGCCGGAAAACATGCAAGTACAGATGTCCACGTTGGATATATAACTAAGATGAACGGGAAAGAAGCCGAAATCGAAGCCCCTATTTCAGTCGAAAAACTAAACAACGTCAAAGTAGCATTAGCCGACGAAAACGGAAAAGAAATCGCAAACGATCTTTACGCAAAAGTCACTAGAAATATTTCTGAATCACCTAAAGTAGTTTTTCGTGTGAATTTCACTTCCGTTCCGACTGAAGTGGAAAATGTATTTAAGGAAATACAGAAGTAAAATTGCGGGAAAAGAATTTCCTGATTTCATGATGTTTCGCGAAAGCGAGAAATAACTTTCTCGCTTTCCGATATACGACAAATTCCGTTCCAACTAAGTCACGTTCGATACAAAATTTCTGTCATTCGACAGATACTTCAATCAGTGGTAGAACTTTTCACTATTAGTATTCACCGACAGAAGTGAGCCATCGAGTGAAATTTATTGCATTCTTACAGCAATAAATTTTGTATCGAGATGACCGAACCAAGATATTTTACAATAATATCCCCATTGACTTGAATGGTTGTACTAGCAAAAAAAATGTTTTTTCGTTTACTATATTTTATAGGTAATGTAAATTGAAAAACTCAGAGGGTAGAGCAATGCAAGAAGAATATACACCAGAAAAAATCATAGAAATCATCAACAGTGCAGCAGATGCCTCCTTAGAAGCCAGCCAAGCATCAAAATCGGAAGCCAAAAAAGCTAAAATTAGTTTTTCCGAAAAAGAAATTACTAAACTATTAGACAACACTTCCAATGAAATTGTAAGAAGAGAAGAAGTAGACTACCTTGCTACCCAAATCAAAAATCGATTTGCGAAAATAAAAGCAATCAGCAAGGAAAATTTTAATATGTTTGAAGTAGCTATGCAGTGCCACCGACTCGTGAACGATTACAGACAATTAGCCCGCGAAAAAGGTTGGAAAGAAATCGAAGCTATGTTCTCTCGTAAGGAAAACCTTTAAAATCAGGCAAATCGAATCTTCTAAAATTTATTTTCCCAGTTAACATCAGCAGTAGCTTTAAGCAATCCCACAAATGCTAAAATCGAAGCAATCGTAATCAAAAGCCCAGTATGCTCTGGAAAGAAAAATGCCGCCGAAAAAAACCATTGGAATATTAGAGCAGAAACACTTACCAATCCAACAACAAACTGCCCTTTGTTAATTAACTTTGCATAGTATACCATTATACCTGTCGATGCAATGAGAGAAATGAGGATACCAATAATTATACTCATGTAACTTATTAGGTAGGAACCTAACAAATAAAAAATACAAAAGGATGCAATCATAAATAAATAATGCATCGGATGAAGGGAAATTTGTTTTGCGACTGAAAATAAAAGAATCATAGTCAAAAATAGAAATAGTGCCAATGGAGAATAGAAAAATAATTTAGAAGCTACTTTACCATAATTCCCAGGAATATCAAAATGTAGGGAAATATTTTGTCCAGTGATTAGATTTTTACTAGTCCAGTTTAATTTCACTTCCTTTGCATCTTCGTTAGCAGAAGTCGGAACCATT contains these protein-coding regions:
- a CDS encoding Cache 3/Cache 2 fusion domain-containing protein encodes the protein MTDSSANKNTGFLSKAIKKFNEYSFEIIFFSLTFLVISVMAVTAFTYYKNSRAILSLTEDLIDQINNRVIQKTTSYLFTAVDMTELSSKVAGEGAKSLLENQGLNSLMINILILHPQLTMFNIGNEQGDFLQQKRMSDGTIATKTINRSQKEPVVKWKYRNDLGQIIKEETVKETYDPRERPWYKGAKEKNSLFWSDVYIFSTGKIPGITASAPVRGNKGELMGIFGLDIPLIEISNFLEDLRKEIQDKKFGKTAIAFIVNSKGDLVAYPDISQPMIKEGEDKFRSRKVSELEENLPIVKESYKHFSETRESKFTIEVENKRYIASYKKFPNTFEKDWTIGLVVPEDDYIGAIKETNKLMLTISIVILGIAMGLALILNRIKKALNARNQFIKNTFGRYLSDDVVTSILESPKGTSLGGEKREVTIMMTDLRGFTSISERLSAEKCVNMINNYLDVMTDVILKHQGTIDEFIGDAILVIFGAPILREDDAARAVACALEMQLAMKTVNEKNRQDDLPEVVMGIGLNTGEIVVGNIGSHKRTKYGVVGSNVNLTSRIESYTVGGQTLVSARTLEACGGIVRVDDQFEVMPKGVKNPISIYEVGGIGGEYNIYLPEKKEVILHPIKKKIQFLFTILAGKHASTDVHVGYITKMNGKEAEIEAPISVEKLNNVKVALADENGKEIANDLYAKVTRNISESPKVVFRVNFTSVPTEVENVFKEIQK